TTTATCAAAGATCAGACATCTACAAAGGATGACAAGCTTATGTCGTGAGGGGCCGGTGGTGAGTTGATATATGTACTTAGAACTGCATTACAAAATGTCTATATAGGTTTACAAACACAGCTCTATAACTTACCACGTTCGTCTGCTGTAGACGAcgagacatacatgtatatcagtatttatattattctcaaatataattttatgtcataaaacaattaaaatttaaatatttttttgtggaAATTCTGGAGGATATCAACAGGAggataatgttttgtttatatatctattactgTAGTAAACACACATATTTACAATGTTAAGATATGATCGCTATACGAGGTTTATAACGCGTGTTCTCGTGGatcttttaaatataaaaaaatttccGTTTAAATGTAGAAATATTACCGTAGaaatttcattttaagattTTGAGCTATCATTTTGATATTCTTACCTTCCATTGTAAGGCTTTCATCATTTTAAGGTTTTTACCTATCATCTTATATTTTTTACTTATAATTTTAAGATTTTTACATATCATTGTGAGCTTTTTACCTTCCATCGTAAGATTATTACCtataattttaagttttttacctatcattttaagatttttctgatcattttaagtttttgttatcattttaagatttttacCTATCATCTTAAGGTTTTTACCTTTCATTGTAAgggttttatatacctgtaatttTAATGTGTTTACCTATCATTTTAAGGTTTTTCTGATCATTTTAagtttttgttatcattttaagatttttacCTATCATCTTAAGGTTTTTACCTTTCATTGTAAgggttttatatacctgtaatttTAATGTGTTTACCTATCATTTTAAGGTTTTTATCCTTCGTTGTAAAATTTTTACCTAtcattataatttgttttaaagattttctCTCTCATTGTAAAATGTTCATCTATCATTTTTACATCATGTTGTAAGCCTCAACTTGAAAACGTATTTCACTTCACAAGACTGTTTcattagatttttaaaaaatcatctattattcaaaattaatatattattcaaaattcaatatCAGAAAGTAACTAATTGATATTTGACAGGTTATCAACTAAATCCGGTACTACCTTCTTTGTGAGGGACATGGAAAGTAGAGACACACCAGTAGTGAAAAAACTACTAGATAATATAAATTGGCGGATGGAGAAGTCGTACCTCGACTGTGCCTTAAAGACAGACAGTCGAGGATTTGTGGTAGCGGAGACTCCCTCAAATGGAATCATTGGTGAGtagacatatgtatatatacgtatagTTAGGTTTTGTATTATTAAAAGAGGACGGCCTTCTCTATGTGAGGGATGCATGTTCgtggtgtatgtgtgtaccGGGAGGGTgctgtatgttatagtgtttgtttccttgtgatagtccgaaACTGATACCgactttatagtgttacctcactgaatcatactgctgaagacacccagcataATGACATATTGctgtaaacaaaaacaggaGGTATTAATGCCTGAATGCTCACATAACTAGTTGATTTAATAACATATTGTTTTCACCTAAAACACGAAAAGTTAAAACATGACAATATTTACGTATGTTGTAGTATAGATATGTCGTCAGTTAGACTTCaacctgtctgtagtatctAAATAATCACACCCATGAAGGTCGCAGAGAAATCAAATCCTTGATGCGTCATAGAGAAATCGCACCCTTATCTAAATTCGTCAGAATTGCCTCGTTTGAATACATTATAAGCCGTGTCCTGGGTCATGCACCACAAACTATCAAGTACAGAATTCGGTTTTTGTACTGAACATTTGAAGTATTCCTCTCTATAAAGCAGTGTGTGTAtcatatatgacgtcatcattttattATGTCCTGTTGTATTCAATCCAGTCAAGTCAGTGTTCTCTTATATTCTATTTAAATTTCATAGCTTTAGTTTATATggataatgtttttattatcattatttaggTTTTCATGGATTCGTCGCGCACGATCCGTCATTGGTCAACATGGGAATGTGGGTAGTGGACAAAGATTACCAGAATGACCAGGTTGGTCACCAAATGTTTGAACAACTCAGCTACAAATTTCCCGTTGGTTCAAACATAGGTACATTTGTGTGGCCAGACGCCGTGAACAAAATCCAGGAGCAATACGGTATACGTGTAAAAACGTCCTATAAGACATGGTACAATTATGGACGAATTAATACAGATACTTTAAAACCATGTACTGACGAAGATTTCAGGATATTGCCCGTGACAGATGTTGATAGAGCGGACCTTTTATCATACGATTCAAAAATCCACCAAATCCCACGAGAAGAATACATACAGAATTGGATTCATCATGAAAAGTCAAGGACTTGTATTGCTGTGCGGAATAGCAAAGTTTGTGGGTATGGTGTGCTTCGGTCACAAGACTCGTTCAACCAGATCGCTCCGCTATATGCTGATGATAAACACGTCGCCAAGGCAATCTTTCGATACCTAGTCAAGCAGAAACAAGGCCAGGTTATAGGGTTTTCTAGTCCGCTCCAAAATATCCCGGCCATAGAGTTCGCAGCGGCCAATAATATGCTGTCTAAGAATGGAAAGCCCTTACAGAATATTTATCTAAAAGACGCCATCAATGTCGACACGAACCGAGTTTATGCTGTAGCCTCCAATTCGTTCGGAAATTGTTGACGTAATTTGGAACAGTTGAACGATACCAATGACACGATCATATACGTCACGTGACCTTACGATCTCGCATGAGAATGAAGATGAAGATATTGGCAGGTTTGAATTTAAactgttgatattttgtacatCCGGTTAGCTTACTTACCAATGAACTACCACGTCATAGACATGGTCACTCTGACGTCATAGATGTCTTTCTCTCACGGAATCATCAAATATGGATCGTCAGGTTTGTCAGCATTGTTCCAAATCAAATTTGATTATATTCTCATTAAAAGATTGTTTTCATTAAGGATCGATTGTCAATCTCAAAAATTGATTGAACTGCAAaggagggagggagggggggaTACCGAAGTAGGATTCAGGTGACATTTCCATATAAACTAAGGTGTGATTATTAACATAGCTACCtcattgtgatgtcacactggTAACTCTTGTGAACACAATATGTAaactgaatatttattttaatatgatatgtaaactgtatatatatgataatttaatatgtaaactgaatatatatgataatatattatttaatctgtatatatgtgataatatgatatgtaatctgtatatatatatgataatttaatatgtaatatgtgtatatgtgatcatatgatatgtaatatgtatatacataataattttgtatgtaatctgtatatatatgataatttaatatgtaaattgtttatagatgatatgttaactgtatatatatgataatgtttatatgtaaactgtatatttatgataactTAATAtgtaatctgtatatatatctgatagtataatatgtaaaatgtatatatatatatgttaatataattttgttgaaataaaaatgacattaatatgTTGTCCACTTGTTGATAATAAATAAAGAACTACATACTACCCAAAACATGACACGCGTTATAGTTCCCGACTGTAATATTATACAGCTATTTGTGTGGGTGTGagggaaatagcacttttattgtcccTCGAGACATGAACTATTTCCCGACGCGAAGCCGAGGAAAATAATTA
This genomic stretch from Pecten maximus chromosome 13, xPecMax1.1, whole genome shotgun sequence harbors:
- the LOC117340916 gene encoding uncharacterized protein LOC117340916 isoform X2 gives rise to the protein MESRDTPVVKKLLDNINWRMEKSYLDCALKTDSRGFVVAETPSNGIIGFHGFVAHDPSLVNMGMWVVDKDYQNDQVGHQMFEQLSYKFPVGSNIGTFVWPDAVNKIQEQYGIRVKTSYKTWYNYGRINTDTLKPCTDEDFRILPVTDVDRADLLSYDSKIHQIPREEYIQNWIHHEKSRTCIAVRNSKVCGYGVLRSQDSFNQIAPLYADDKHVAKAIFRYLVKQKQGQVIGFSSPLQNIPAIEFAAANNMLSKNGKPLQNIYLKDAINVDTNRVYAVASNSFGNC